The Palleronia sp. THAF1 genome window below encodes:
- the araD gene encoding L-arabinonate dehydratase, which produces MPTKKNPNDLRSSRWFGPDDLRSFGHRSRMMQMGYSEEEFRGKPVIGILNTWSEINSCHGHFRERARDVKRGVFQGGGFGVEMPSLSVDESFTKPTSMLYRNMLAMETEEMIRSHPFDGVVLMGGCDKTTPGLVMGAITAGIPFIYLPAGPMLRGHYAGKILGSGSDAWKYWDERRAGNITDAEWLGVQGGIARSVGTCMTMGTASTMTAITDAMGLTLPGASSIPAADSGHQRMGADCGRRIVDMVWEDLTPDRIITDASVRNAAIIAMATGCSTNAVVHLIAMARRAGVDLALDDLDALGRTTPLIANVRPSGKDYLMEDFYMAGGLRALMKQMEERLDTSCITVTGKTMGENLEGAVVYNDDVIRPLSNPVYHEGSLALLRGNLCPDGAVIKPAACDPKYHVHEGPALVFDSYPEMKTAVDDENLEVTPDHVMVLRNAGPLGGPGFPEWGMLPIPKALIKQGHRDMLRISDARMSGTSYGACVLHVAPESFVGGPLALLQNGDMVRMDLPNRTLDMLVEEDELERRRAAWQAPEPKFQRGWGYMFSKHVGQADTGCDFDFLERSFGEAAGEPDIF; this is translated from the coding sequence ATGCCGACCAAGAAGAACCCGAACGACCTTCGATCCTCTCGGTGGTTCGGCCCTGATGATCTGCGCAGTTTCGGGCATCGCAGCCGGATGATGCAGATGGGGTATTCCGAGGAGGAGTTTCGCGGCAAGCCGGTCATCGGCATCCTGAACACCTGGTCCGAGATCAACTCCTGCCACGGTCACTTCCGCGAACGGGCGCGGGATGTGAAGCGGGGCGTGTTCCAGGGCGGGGGCTTCGGGGTCGAGATGCCGTCGCTGTCGGTGGACGAAAGCTTCACCAAGCCGACCAGTATGCTCTACCGCAACATGCTGGCGATGGAGACGGAAGAGATGATCCGCAGCCACCCCTTCGACGGCGTGGTGTTGATGGGCGGTTGCGACAAGACCACGCCGGGGCTGGTCATGGGGGCGATCACGGCGGGCATTCCGTTCATCTACCTGCCCGCCGGGCCGATGCTGCGCGGGCATTACGCGGGCAAGATCCTGGGCTCAGGCTCTGACGCGTGGAAATACTGGGATGAACGTCGCGCGGGCAACATCACAGACGCCGAATGGCTGGGCGTGCAGGGCGGTATCGCGCGCTCGGTCGGCACCTGCATGACGATGGGGACGGCATCGACCATGACGGCGATCACCGACGCGATGGGTCTGACGCTGCCGGGCGCGTCGTCGATCCCCGCAGCCGACTCTGGCCACCAGCGCATGGGCGCCGATTGCGGCCGCCGCATCGTGGACATGGTGTGGGAGGACCTGACGCCGGACAGGATCATCACCGACGCATCCGTCAGGAACGCTGCCATCATCGCCATGGCCACGGGCTGCTCCACCAACGCCGTCGTCCACCTGATCGCCATGGCCCGCCGCGCGGGCGTTGATCTGGCGCTCGACGATCTGGACGCGCTGGGCCGCACCACCCCGCTGATCGCCAACGTCCGCCCGTCGGGCAAGGACTACCTGATGGAAGACTTCTACATGGCGGGGGGCTTGCGCGCCCTGATGAAGCAGATGGAGGAGCGGCTGGACACCAGCTGCATCACCGTCACCGGCAAGACCATGGGAGAGAACCTCGAAGGGGCCGTGGTCTACAACGACGATGTCATCCGCCCGCTGTCGAACCCGGTCTACCACGAAGGCTCTCTGGCGCTGCTGCGCGGCAACCTGTGCCCCGACGGTGCGGTGATCAAGCCCGCGGCTTGCGATCCGAAGTACCACGTCCACGAAGGCCCCGCGCTGGTCTTCGACAGCTACCCCGAGATGAAGACGGCGGTGGATGACGAAAACCTGGAGGTCACGCCCGACCATGTGATGGTGCTGCGGAACGCAGGCCCGCTGGGCGGTCCGGGCTTCCCGGAATGGGGGATGCTGCCGATCCCCAAGGCGCTGATCAAGCAGGGCCACCGCGACATGCTGCGGATCTCGGACGCGCGAATGTCGGGCACGTCCTACGGGGCCTGCGTTCTGCACGTGGCCCCCGAAAGCTTCGTGGGCGGCCCGCTGGCGCTGCTGCAGAACGGCGACATGGTGCGGATGGACCTGCCGAACCGCACGCTGGATATGCTGGTGGAGGAGGACGAATTGGAACGCCGCCGTGCCGCGTGGCAAGCGCCCGAGCCGAAGTTCCAGCGCGGCTGGGGCTACATGTTCTCCAAGCATGTGGGCCAAGCCGACACAGGCTGTGACTTCGACTTCCTAGAGCGATCCTTCGGCGAAGCCGCGGGTGAGCCGGATATCTTCTGA
- a CDS encoding ribonuclease activity regulator RraA — MKDETREKLMDVSVATLATALYKRGLRSQVVQGANPLGWKGKNMVGPAYTLRYMPAREDRNQLVEFRNPEHPQRVAIEQCPAGHVLVMDSRKSAAAASAGDILITRLMKRGGAGIVTDGGFRDAAVIAELDIPAYHTRPSSPTNLTLNEAIGINEPIGCGDAPVFPGDVIVGDADCVIVIPQDIADEVADEAVEMTAYEDFVVERVKDGESIIGLYPCTKDEHRAAFEDWRKERGR, encoded by the coding sequence ATGAAAGATGAGACCCGCGAAAAGCTGATGGATGTGTCGGTCGCCACGCTGGCGACCGCGCTCTACAAGCGTGGCCTGCGCAGCCAGGTGGTCCAGGGCGCCAATCCGCTGGGCTGGAAGGGCAAGAACATGGTCGGTCCGGCCTATACTCTGCGCTACATGCCCGCCCGCGAGGATCGCAATCAACTGGTGGAGTTCCGCAATCCCGAACACCCTCAGCGTGTCGCGATCGAGCAATGCCCCGCGGGCCATGTGCTGGTGATGGACAGCCGCAAGAGCGCCGCTGCCGCCTCTGCCGGGGATATCCTGATCACTCGTCTGATGAAGCGCGGCGGGGCGGGGATCGTCACCGACGGCGGGTTCCGCGACGCCGCCGTGATCGCCGAACTGGACATCCCGGCCTACCACACGCGCCCCTCCAGCCCCACGAACCTGACCCTGAACGAGGCCATCGGCATCAATGAACCCATCGGCTGCGGCGACGCACCGGTCTTTCCGGGCGACGTCATCGTCGGCGATGCGGACTGCGTCATCGTCATTCCGCAAGACATCGCGGACGAGGTGGCCGACGAGGCCGTCGAGATGACGGCCTACGAGGACTTCGTGGTCGAGCGCGTGAAAGACGGCGAATCCATTATCGGCCTGTATCCCTGCACCAAGGACGAGCACCGCGCCGCATTCGAAGACTGGCGCAAGGAGCGTGGCCGCTGA
- a CDS encoding c-type cytochrome, translating into MKRILQTLAALAALGAVGGAAVVFGGLYNVSAREGHWSITPWVLHTTFRNSVELRAPAQSEVPDLTQAGMVALGAKHFDGGCKTCHAGPGEERWAVPTAMVPHPPHIVEAVGSWAPNELHWIVDEGVKMSGMPYWPAERTDDIWPVVAFLQRVDDMAAGEYDALTLHPPAPEGAPDDLPYCAMCHGVSGLSNNPLIPRLDIQPQAYLEQTLQAYADGERESGIMHVAATRVSSEALMELAAWFAEQDVAASAETEAADPDLIATGEALATNGTRDVPACTACHGPKADQPRAASFPRLAGQSETFLAQQLRLWRSGVRGGGDTSNLMTKSAQDLTDDDIAALSAWYATQVPTKPLSAQ; encoded by the coding sequence ATGAAGCGTATCCTTCAGACCTTGGCCGCGCTTGCCGCGCTGGGCGCCGTTGGCGGCGCGGCTGTCGTGTTCGGCGGGCTTTACAACGTATCCGCGCGCGAGGGGCATTGGTCGATAACGCCGTGGGTTTTGCACACCACCTTCCGCAACTCGGTGGAATTGCGCGCGCCCGCACAAAGCGAGGTCCCGGATCTGACGCAAGCGGGCATGGTCGCCTTGGGAGCCAAGCATTTCGATGGCGGCTGCAAGACCTGTCATGCCGGGCCAGGAGAAGAGCGTTGGGCCGTGCCGACCGCCATGGTCCCCCACCCGCCCCACATAGTCGAAGCGGTTGGCTCTTGGGCGCCGAACGAACTGCACTGGATCGTGGATGAAGGCGTCAAGATGTCCGGTATGCCCTATTGGCCCGCCGAACGAACCGATGACATCTGGCCGGTCGTCGCCTTCCTGCAGCGCGTGGATGATATGGCCGCTGGCGAATACGACGCTCTGACGCTGCATCCCCCTGCCCCCGAAGGAGCGCCGGATGATCTGCCCTATTGCGCCATGTGCCATGGCGTTTCCGGTCTCAGTAATAATCCCTTGATCCCAAGGCTCGATATCCAGCCCCAGGCCTATCTGGAACAGACCTTGCAGGCCTATGCTGATGGCGAGCGCGAAAGCGGCATCATGCATGTCGCCGCGACCCGCGTCAGCTCAGAGGCGCTGATGGAACTGGCCGCTTGGTTCGCAGAGCAGGACGTCGCGGCGTCTGCTGAAACGGAAGCCGCCGATCCGGACCTGATCGCCACAGGCGAGGCACTGGCGACGAACGGCACCCGCGACGTTCCCGCCTGCACTGCCTGCCACGGTCCGAAAGCCGACCAGCCCCGCGCCGCCAGCTTTCCGCGCCTCGCGGGGCAAAGCGAGACGTTCCTTGCACAGCAGCTTCGGCTCTGGCGCAGCGGGGTGCGTGGAGGTGGCGACACATCGAACCTGATGACCAAATCGGCCCAAGACCTGACGGACGACGATATCGCCGCGCTATCGGCCTGGTACGCGACACAGGTCCCGACGAAGCCGCTTTCAGCTCAGTAG
- a CDS encoding cytochrome c oxidase assembly protein, with product MTRWCLLAPPLMVVIWALPWADWVGLFPAHMVRHMGLVAILAPVIVLGFPAYVSPLALSPLIGAVLEFIAVWGFHMPVLHEAAAFRPLAFVVEQATFLLVGVIVWAGCLRTGGLAGAGGLLLTSMHMTLLGALLTLAPRVLYAQGCVGSLAEQQTGGMLMLAIGTPVYLIAGLWLVGGALDFTKDEPA from the coding sequence ATGACCCGGTGGTGCCTTCTTGCGCCGCCTCTGATGGTCGTGATCTGGGCCTTGCCCTGGGCCGATTGGGTCGGTTTGTTCCCTGCCCATATGGTGCGTCACATGGGGCTGGTCGCGATCCTGGCCCCCGTCATCGTGCTTGGCTTTCCGGCGTATGTATCCCCACTGGCGCTATCCCCACTGATCGGGGCGGTGCTGGAGTTCATCGCGGTGTGGGGCTTTCACATGCCGGTCCTGCATGAAGCTGCCGCCTTCCGCCCGCTGGCCTTTGTTGTCGAGCAGGCAACCTTCCTGTTGGTGGGCGTGATCGTCTGGGCTGGGTGCCTGCGCACGGGCGGCTTGGCCGGGGCCGGGGGGTTGTTGCTGACCTCGATGCACATGACGCTTCTGGGCGCGCTGCTGACGCTCGCCCCCCGCGTCCTTTACGCGCAAGGCTGCGTTGGCTCGCTTGCCGAACAGCAGACGGGCGGCATGTTGATGCTGGCCATCGGCACGCCCGTTTACCTGATCGCCGGGCTGTGGCTGGTCGGTGGCGCGCTGGATTTCACCAAGGATGAACCTGCATGA
- a CDS encoding cbb3-type cytochrome c oxidase subunit I, with product MTDDPFAPYSGTNRPQPKGPFPPTEEMLSQPVDDERQAANADRLRKAWVEPKGIFYFTAVNNDKVGAWYSLTALFFMLAAGVLALLMRVQLAVPDNTFLDADRYNQFFTMHGSAMMFLFAVPMFEAISILVLPAFLGARDMPFPRLSAYGYWCFLIGGIFVMGSVLFDSGPRGGWFMYPPLSTLDEGIGADIWLLGLSFIEVASIAAAVELIVGVLKCRPPGMRVNLMPLYAWYVLVVGGMILFAFPPLIAGDFLFEMQRSFDWPFFDPTRGGDPMLWQHLFWIFGHPEVYIIFLPSIAIAAMVIPTVAQRPIVGYSWIVLSAVGVGFLSFGLWVHHMFTTGLPNISLGFFSAASEAVVIPTGIQIFVFAATLMVGKVKKSLPMLWIAGALAIFVLGGLTGVMLAIAPFNWAVHDSYFIVAHLHYTLFGGMIFPVIAGVYYFFPFFRKGKMMSETLGRWAFWLIFIGFNAAFLPMHYTGLIGMPRRVYTYGDGIDWGWLNMLSTVASFVIAAGFLVFVYDLLRPKKATEPPVRNPWNAGTLEWSHNVPEEQWGVRSIPFVTSRYPLWDQPHIVERMDAGRYYLPDTEYGHRETIVTSVLDARPQHIQRVTGPAYITLLAAAFTGGAFIFPTFSWYLPAIISGACAIACVLYWLWTSTAQIPEKPVSDVGLGLTLPRYASGANAPGWWAVWITMLGDATAFASLVFGFFFYWTASPDFPPTGAEHANGVAVLAAAILLVASWAATRTAHSINRHGNVRLAQVILGGAIACTVLGGASVYLAIAELNPTEHVYPAMVCGISVWLLAHLCLGLISQGYCLARSIAGRMTPLYDADITNVTLMWHFLALQALVTCAVIGLLPGWMA from the coding sequence ATGACCGACGACCCGTTCGCCCCCTATTCCGGCACCAACCGCCCGCAACCCAAGGGGCCGTTCCCCCCGACGGAGGAAATGCTGTCTCAGCCCGTCGACGACGAGCGGCAGGCCGCGAACGCGGATCGCTTGCGCAAGGCTTGGGTCGAACCCAAGGGCATCTTCTATTTTACAGCCGTCAATAACGACAAGGTCGGGGCGTGGTACTCGCTGACCGCGCTGTTCTTCATGCTGGCCGCGGGTGTGTTGGCTCTGCTGATGCGTGTGCAGTTGGCGGTGCCGGACAACACGTTCCTCGATGCGGATCGCTACAACCAGTTCTTCACGATGCATGGCTCTGCCATGATGTTCCTCTTCGCTGTGCCCATGTTCGAGGCGATCAGCATCCTTGTGCTGCCCGCCTTTCTTGGCGCGCGCGACATGCCGTTCCCGCGTCTGTCGGCCTACGGTTACTGGTGTTTCCTGATCGGCGGCATCTTCGTCATGGGGTCGGTCCTGTTCGACAGCGGACCGCGCGGCGGCTGGTTCATGTATCCGCCCCTGTCGACGCTGGACGAGGGTATCGGCGCCGACATCTGGCTCTTGGGACTGTCGTTCATCGAAGTGGCCTCCATCGCGGCGGCGGTCGAACTGATCGTGGGTGTTCTGAAGTGTCGACCGCCCGGAATGCGCGTGAACCTGATGCCGCTGTACGCGTGGTACGTGCTGGTTGTCGGAGGGATGATCCTGTTCGCCTTCCCGCCCCTGATCGCGGGCGACTTCCTGTTCGAGATGCAGCGCAGCTTCGATTGGCCGTTCTTCGATCCGACGCGCGGCGGCGATCCGATGCTGTGGCAGCACCTGTTCTGGATCTTCGGGCATCCAGAAGTCTACATCATCTTCCTGCCCTCCATCGCCATCGCCGCCATGGTCATCCCCACCGTCGCGCAACGTCCCATCGTGGGCTATTCGTGGATCGTGCTGTCGGCCGTGGGCGTCGGCTTCCTGTCGTTCGGGCTGTGGGTCCACCACATGTTCACGACCGGATTGCCGAACATCTCGCTCGGCTTCTTCTCGGCCGCGTCAGAGGCCGTCGTGATTCCGACGGGGATCCAGATCTTCGTCTTCGCGGCCACGTTGATGGTCGGCAAGGTCAAGAAGTCGCTGCCGATGCTCTGGATCGCGGGCGCACTGGCGATCTTCGTGCTGGGTGGGCTTACGGGCGTGATGCTGGCCATTGCTCCGTTCAACTGGGCGGTCCACGACAGCTACTTCATCGTCGCCCACCTGCACTACACGCTGTTCGGCGGCATGATCTTCCCGGTGATCGCGGGCGTATATTACTTCTTCCCGTTCTTCCGGAAGGGCAAGATGATGTCCGAGACGCTGGGCCGCTGGGCGTTCTGGCTGATCTTCATCGGCTTCAACGCGGCTTTCCTGCCGATGCACTACACCGGCCTGATCGGGATGCCGCGACGGGTCTATACCTACGGAGACGGGATCGACTGGGGCTGGCTGAACATGCTGTCTACCGTGGCCAGCTTCGTGATCGCGGCAGGTTTTCTTGTGTTCGTCTACGACCTGTTGCGGCCCAAGAAGGCAACGGAACCGCCCGTGCGCAACCCCTGGAACGCGGGCACGCTGGAGTGGTCTCATAACGTGCCAGAGGAACAGTGGGGCGTGCGGTCCATCCCCTTCGTCACTTCGCGCTATCCCCTTTGGGATCAGCCGCATATCGTCGAACGTATGGACGCGGGGCGCTACTACCTGCCCGATACAGAGTACGGCCATCGCGAAACCATCGTCACATCGGTCCTCGACGCGCGCCCGCAGCATATTCAGCGCGTGACCGGCCCGGCCTACATAACACTTCTGGCAGCGGCATTCACCGGCGGCGCGTTCATCTTCCCGACGTTCAGCTGGTATTTACCCGCGATCATCAGCGGCGCCTGCGCGATTGCCTGCGTGCTCTATTGGCTATGGACCAGCACGGCACAGATACCAGAGAAGCCCGTCAGCGACGTGGGGTTGGGTCTGACCCTTCCGCGCTATGCGTCCGGGGCCAACGCGCCGGGGTGGTGGGCTGTTTGGATTACCATGCTGGGCGACGCCACGGCTTTCGCCAGCCTTGTCTTCGGCTTCTTCTTCTACTGGACGGCCAGCCCCGACTTCCCGCCAACGGGTGCTGAACATGCCAACGGCGTCGCCGTTCTTGCGGCGGCCATTCTGCTGGTGGCGTCGTGGGCGGCCACGCGCACGGCCCACTCCATTAACCGCCATGGCAACGTCCGGCTGGCACAGGTCATTTTGGGCGGGGCCATCGCCTGCACCGTTCTGGGCGGCGCGTCGGTCTATCTTGCCATCGCAGAGTTGAACCCGACCGAGCACGTCTATCCCGCCATGGTCTGCGGTATATCGGTTTGGCTTCTGGCCCACCTTTGCCTTGGCCTGATCTCGCAGGGCTACTGCCTAGCCCGCAGTATCGCCGGGCGGATGACGCCACTTTACGACGCTGACATCACCAACGTCACGCTGATGTGGCACTTCCTTGCGCTGCAGGCGCTGGTGACCTGCGCGGTCATCGGACTGCTGCCGGGGTGGATGGCATGA
- the coxB gene encoding cytochrome c oxidase subunit II — MKRLILSAAAGILLSGCSGRQSVLAPAGADSTSLLTLFWVMLVGLVVIWLLVNGMMLFFHHLSPRHYDEGIARKLIVGGGIVFPTVVIAALLAWGLSMMPDQRAPGSGLRVEVMGEQWWWRVAYLPEGADAPVISANEIRLPVGQRTTFQLSSAEVIHSFWIPALGGKMDMFPGRETILTLEPTQPGTFRGQCAEFCGASHALMAFEVVTMEPDDFAAWLEEQAAPAVAPDGAAATRGAIVFAEQGCGACHAVRGTPAVGQVGPDLTHVGSRLSIGAGILAPTAENFAAWIDHTGDLKPEVDMPAYDDLPEADLTALATYLEGLK; from the coding sequence ATGAAGCGGCTGATCCTTTCGGCTGCTGCTGGCATTCTTCTATCGGGGTGCAGTGGCCGACAGTCCGTTCTTGCCCCCGCCGGCGCAGACTCGACCTCGCTGCTGACGCTGTTCTGGGTCATGCTCGTCGGTCTTGTCGTCATCTGGTTGCTGGTCAACGGGATGATGCTGTTCTTCCACCATCTCAGCCCTCGCCACTACGACGAAGGGATCGCTCGCAAGCTGATCGTCGGCGGCGGGATCGTGTTTCCCACGGTGGTGATCGCCGCGCTCTTGGCATGGGGCTTGTCGATGATGCCCGACCAGCGCGCTCCGGGATCGGGATTGCGGGTCGAGGTGATGGGAGAGCAGTGGTGGTGGCGTGTCGCCTACCTGCCCGAAGGTGCCGACGCGCCCGTGATCTCTGCCAATGAGATACGCCTGCCGGTCGGCCAGCGCACGACGTTCCAGCTGAGCAGCGCAGAAGTGATCCATTCGTTCTGGATCCCCGCCTTAGGCGGCAAGATGGACATGTTTCCCGGTCGCGAAACCATACTGACGCTAGAGCCGACACAGCCCGGCACCTTCCGCGGTCAATGCGCCGAGTTCTGCGGCGCCTCGCACGCGCTGATGGCGTTCGAAGTGGTGACGATGGAGCCGGATGATTTCGCAGCTTGGTTGGAAGAACAGGCAGCGCCCGCGGTAGCGCCCGACGGAGCCGCTGCGACGCGGGGCGCAATAGTCTTCGCCGAACAAGGTTGCGGCGCGTGTCATGCCGTTCGGGGCACGCCCGCTGTTGGCCAGGTCGGCCCGGACCTGACCCACGTGGGAAGCCGCCTAAGCATCGGGGCGGGGATCCTTGCCCCAACGGCAGAGAACTTCGCGGCCTGGATCGACCACACGGGCGATCTGAAACCAGAGGTCGACATGCCAGCCTACGACGATCTGCCGGAAGCCGATCTTACGGCGCTCGCCACCTATCTGGAGGGGCTGAAATGA
- the urtA gene encoding urea ABC transporter substrate-binding protein — protein sequence MMSKNLLITTALCVAGLPALAQDTECPVKVGVLHSLSGTMAISETTLKDAMLMLVEKQNADGGLLGCQIETVVVDPASDWPRFAELGRQLLTEDEVDVIFGSWTSVSRKSVLPVLEELNGLMFYPVQYEGEESSKNVFYTGAAPNQQAIPAVDYFLEELGVEKFALLGTDYVYPRTTNNILESYLQEQGIAEEDIFVNYTPFGHSDWSTIVSDVIELGSDGSQVGVISTINGDANVGFYKELAAQDVSADDIPVVAFSVGEEELSGLDTSNLVGHLAAWNYFQSAESPENEEFIASWKEFIGDENRVTNDPMEAHYIGFNMWVNAVEEAGTTDVDAVREAMWGQEYPNLTGGTAVMGTNHHLAKPVLIGEITEDGQFDIISETDPVPGDAWTDFLPDSAVLESDWSELDCGMYNTETESCVQQTSNY from the coding sequence ATGATGTCGAAAAATCTTCTGATCACCACCGCCCTATGCGTCGCCGGTTTGCCAGCGCTCGCCCAAGACACGGAATGCCCGGTGAAGGTCGGCGTGCTGCACTCCCTGTCGGGCACGATGGCCATTTCCGAGACGACGCTGAAAGACGCCATGCTGATGCTGGTGGAAAAGCAGAATGCCGATGGCGGTCTGCTAGGGTGTCAGATCGAGACGGTCGTCGTCGATCCGGCGTCCGACTGGCCGCGCTTTGCCGAACTGGGCCGCCAGCTTCTGACCGAGGATGAGGTTGACGTGATCTTCGGATCGTGGACCAGCGTCAGCCGCAAATCGGTTCTTCCGGTTCTGGAAGAACTGAACGGATTGATGTTCTACCCTGTGCAGTACGAAGGCGAAGAGTCGTCCAAGAACGTCTTCTATACAGGCGCCGCGCCCAACCAGCAGGCCATCCCGGCGGTGGACTATTTTCTGGAAGAATTGGGCGTCGAGAAATTCGCCCTGCTGGGCACCGATTACGTCTACCCGCGCACGACGAACAACATCCTCGAATCCTACCTGCAAGAGCAGGGCATCGCCGAGGAAGACATCTTCGTGAACTACACCCCCTTCGGCCACTCTGACTGGTCGACCATCGTGTCCGACGTGATCGAGCTGGGATCGGACGGCAGCCAGGTCGGCGTGATTTCGACCATCAACGGCGATGCGAACGTGGGCTTCTACAAAGAGTTGGCCGCGCAGGACGTCAGCGCCGACGACATTCCCGTCGTCGCCTTCTCGGTGGGCGAAGAAGAACTGTCCGGCCTCGACACCTCGAACCTCGTCGGTCACCTTGCCGCGTGGAACTACTTCCAGTCCGCTGAATCACCTGAGAATGAAGAGTTCATCGCCTCGTGGAAAGAGTTCATCGGTGACGAGAACCGCGTGACCAACGACCCGATGGAAGCCCACTACATCGGCTTCAACATGTGGGTGAACGCGGTCGAAGAGGCTGGAACCACCGACGTGGACGCCGTGCGCGAGGCGATGTGGGGGCAGGAATATCCGAACCTGACCGGCGGCACCGCTGTCATGGGCACCAACCACCACCTCGCCAAGCCCGTGCTGATCGGTGAGATCACCGAGGACGGCCAGTTCGACATCATCTCGGAGACCGATCCGGTGCCGGGCGATGCCTGGACCGACTTCCTGCCAGACAGCGCGGTGCTGGAGTCCGATTGGTCCGAACTGGATTGCGGCATGTACAACACCGAGACCGAAAGCTGCGTGCAGCAGACCTCGAACTACTGA
- the urtB gene encoding urea ABC transporter permease subunit UrtB, with product MLRLLLALALTCLAAPVAAQDDLQSILQIHAEEVASPGRRSVGVVVEDLLASGLPSVPIFLEAWQDRDIVQNTEDGLFYVEGDEQDGTVTLLDIASREPAATAPEDAVEEVRPNGGVRRVIGAALVQFRLSDPDPDARRDALASIARRPDADQIDPLRGSIEGEENARIRSEKERLLNILVARYGATTEARVEAIEALSGVITSDARAALSQILETEDWVSADAPGGNVAGPLTLPRAEAYARLVDADLAPPIVTPAAIRDALLANVEGDSVAGTPLVTLNTDAARRAAYDRLAADGRADPFVTDAQIDDSIAAHRFDTVYAEADTAVTAAALQTLQSVDRQVTLNQTADLTLDALSLASIYFLAAIGLAITFGVMGVINMAHGEFIMMGAYTGYVVQQFVTDYTLSLVIALPLAFVVTAVAGIAMERLVIRHLYHRPLETLLATFGISIALQQLAKNIFGTQARPLTSPDWLSGQLVINELVSISYIRIAIFVLALGFLGLLLFILNRTRLGLEVRAVTQNPGMASSMGIDPDRINMLTFGLGSGIAGIAGVAIGLYAQVTSEMGANYIVQSFMTVVVGGVGNVWGTLAGAGLIGVLQKLIEGFNPSNTLAAQTYMILFIILFIQFRPRGIVALKGRAAEG from the coding sequence ATGCTGCGCCTTCTTCTCGCTCTCGCACTGACCTGCCTTGCGGCCCCAGTCGCCGCGCAGGACGATCTTCAGTCGATCTTGCAGATCCACGCGGAAGAGGTCGCCTCTCCCGGTCGCCGCAGCGTTGGTGTGGTGGTCGAGGACCTGCTCGCCTCCGGCCTTCCCTCGGTGCCGATCTTCTTGGAGGCGTGGCAGGACCGCGACATCGTGCAGAACACCGAAGACGGTTTGTTCTACGTCGAAGGGGACGAACAGGATGGCACGGTAACGCTTCTGGATATCGCCTCGCGCGAACCCGCCGCGACCGCCCCCGAAGATGCCGTTGAAGAAGTGCGCCCCAACGGCGGCGTGCGCCGCGTCATCGGGGCTGCCTTGGTACAGTTCCGTCTGTCCGACCCCGATCCAGACGCCCGCCGCGATGCACTCGCCTCCATCGCGCGGCGCCCCGACGCCGACCAGATCGACCCGCTGCGTGGCTCTATCGAAGGCGAGGAAAATGCCCGCATTCGGTCCGAGAAAGAGCGCCTGCTGAACATCCTCGTCGCCCGCTACGGCGCGACGACCGAAGCCCGCGTCGAAGCCATCGAAGCTCTGTCGGGCGTCATCACCTCCGACGCGCGGGCGGCCCTGTCGCAAATACTGGAAACCGAAGACTGGGTGTCGGCGGACGCCCCGGGTGGCAACGTCGCAGGCCCGCTGACCCTGCCGCGCGCCGAGGCCTACGCCCGGCTGGTCGATGCGGACTTGGCCCCGCCCATCGTCACCCCCGCGGCCATTCGCGACGCGCTGCTCGCGAACGTCGAGGGCGACTCGGTCGCTGGTACACCGCTGGTCACCCTGAACACCGACGCCGCCCGCCGCGCCGCCTACGACCGGCTGGCCGCCGATGGCCGCGCCGATCCCTTCGTCACCGACGCGCAGATCGACGACAGCATCGCCGCGCATCGCTTCGATACGGTCTACGCCGAGGCCGACACTGCCGTTACCGCCGCTGCCTTGCAGACCCTGCAATCGGTGGACCGGCAGGTGACGCTGAACCAGACGGCGGACCTGACGCTGGACGCGCTCAGCCTTGCCTCGATCTACTTTCTCGCCGCCATCGGCCTTGCCATCACCTTCGGCGTCATGGGCGTTATCAACATGGCCCATGGAGAGTTCATCATGATGGGCGCCTACACCGGCTACGTCGTCCAGCAATTCGTGACCGACTACACGCTGTCGCTGGTCATTGCGCTACCGCTCGCCTTCGTCGTGACCGCCGTCGCCGGGATCGCGATGGAACGGCTGGTCATCCGCCACCTCTACCACCGCCCGCTGGAGACGCTTCTGGCGACCTTCGGCATTTCCATCGCGCTGCAACAATTGGCCAAGAACATCTTCGGCACGCAGGCCCGCCCCCTGACCAGCCCCGACTGGCTCAGCGGTCAGCTGGTCATCAATGAACTCGTATCGATCAGCTACATCCGCATCGCGATTTTCGTGCTGGCGCTGGGCTTTCTGGGCCTGCTGCTCTTCATCCTGAACCGCACGCGTCTTGGACTAGAGGTTCGCGCCGTCACCCAGAACCCGGGCATGGCGTCGTCCATGGGGATCGACCCCGACCGCATCAACATGCTGACCTTCGGCCTCGGCTCCGGCATCGCGGGGATCGCGGGCGTGGCCATCGGTCTCTACGCGCAGGTCACGTCAGAGATGGGCGCGAACTACATCGTGCAAAGCTTCATGACCGTGGTGGTCGGTGGCGTCGGCAACGTCTGGGGCACGCTCGCCGGCGCTGGACTGATCGGCGTGCTGCAAAAACTGATCGAAGGGTTCAACCCGTCGAACACGCTCGCCGCCCAAACCTACATGATCCTCTTCATCATCCTGTTCATTCAATTCCGGCCACGCGGCATCGTCGCGCTTAAGGGCCGGGCCGCAGAGGGCTGA